The sequence below is a genomic window from Candidatus Poribacteria bacterium.
GTAATTCAAAGGCGGGTGCCTGACTTCCAGTGCTTAAGCCTCGACCTGGATCCAACTTCTCGGGTTCAGCCCGCCGAGTCAGTTGAACCTGTAGCTCTAAGGTCTCCGCCGCAGGTATCGGATGCACGCGGACTTCGGTCTTTTCGTAACCCGCAGGTGCGACCGCTAAGGTGAAGGCTTGTTCCACAGGAAGGTTTTCAAAGGTGAAAATACCCGCTCCTGTTGTCAGTGCTTCGTAAACTTTGCCTGATTTATCAGTGAGTTGGAGATTGACTGCACCGAGCGGTTCATCTGTTGCTTTATCCGTTAATATACCGCGCAGGTGCGAAACCGGAGTCGCCAATGCCACAAGTGCGACCTTATCCAGCGAGACGACTTGTCCAGAGGTGACAGTGACATTTACTTCTTTGGTTTCATACCCTTTTGCCGATATTTGGAGCGTGTAGTTTCCAGCTTCAATTGATGTCAGTTCATAAGTCGCCTGCGCCTCAGTTTGCGCTAAGAGTTGCCCATCTCTTAGTAAACGCACTTGAATCAATACCCCATCAATAGGTAGCACCTCTCCACGTAGCGTCCCTGTCGGCGTCTCAACTGCCGAAGTATCTACCGTTTCCTTAACAGGGTTTTCTGTTCCACAATTCAATCCTGCGAGCAGCAGGCATACCAAAGCAAGCGTGTGTATAGGTCTCATAATTTTTCCTATGTGTTTATCTGTTTTTTATTCTGCCCCACGTCGTTGTTAGCTTGTT
It includes:
- a CDS encoding PEGA domain-containing protein, whose protein sequence is MRPIHTLALVCLLLAGLNCGTENPVKETVDTSAVETPTGTLRGEVLPIDGVLIQVRLLRDGQLLAQTEAQATYELTSIEAGNYTLQISAKGYETKEVNVTVTSGQVVSLDKVALVALATPVSHLRGILTDKATDEPLGAVNLQLTDKSGKVYEALTTGAGIFTFENLPVEQAFTLAVAPAGYEKTEVRVHPIPAAETLELQVQLTRRAEPEKLDPGRGLSTGSQAPAFELPDGDGKLHALADYVGNTNVVLVFYRGGW